The stretch of DNA AGACGGGGCGTGCGGCACCTGTAAGTCGCTCTGCGAATCCGGCACGTACGACGGCGGCGACTACATCGAGGAAGCACTCACCGACGACGAGGCGGAGCAGGGCTACTGCCTTCCGTGCCAGATGATGCCGGAAAGCGATCTGGTGCTGCAGATCCCGACGACGTCGGATGTCGCCAAGACTGCCGCGGGCACGTTCACGTCGACGATCACGGAGATCCGGAAGTTCTCCGACACCACCATCGGGTTCACGATCGAGATCGCGAACCGGGACGACCTCGTCTTCCTGCCCGGCCAGTACGTCAACATCACCGTTCCCGGGACCGAGGCGACACGCTCGTACTCGTTCAGCACCGGACCCACGTCGAAGGAACTATCGTTCCTGGTCAAGATCACCGACGGCGGCCTGATGTCGGAATACCTCCGCGACCGCGCCCAGGTCGGCGACACCCTCGAGTTCACCGGCCCGATGGGGAGCTTCTTCCTGCGTGAGCAGAAGCGCCGCGCCCTGCTGCTCGCCGGCGGCACCGGTCTGGCCCCGCTGCTGTCGATCCTCGACAAGATGCGCGCCGACGCCGCCGAGCACCCCGTGCACCTGATCTACGGAGTGTCGTCCGACGCGGACCTGGTGGAACTCGACAAGCTCGAGGAATACACGAAGTCGCTGCCGCAGTTCACGTTCGACTACTGCGTGTCCGACCCGGCGAGCAGCGCACCGAACAAGGGGTACGTGACCGGCCTGTTCGAGCCCGCCCACCTGAACGACGGCGACGTGGACGTGTACCTGTGCGGTCCCCCGCCGATGGTCGAGGCCGTCCGCGACCACCTGAAGTCGGAGGGCATCACACCGGCGAACTTCTACTTCGAGAAGTTCAACAACGCGGCGACACCGGGTGGATCGGCGGCGGCCGCAGCGCCGGAAGCAGAGGTGGCCGAACTGGTCGACGCCGCTCCCGTGTACGAGATCGGCGAGGAGCACCAGCCGCTGTCCGAGTCGGACGCGCAGTTCGACGCCCGCATGGCGCTCGAGCTGGGTGCGATGGAACTGACCATCGGCCGGATGACGCGGGAACAGCTGTCCGAGTACCGGATCCTCGCCGAGACCTCGTGCGAATCGATCGAGAACGACCACTTCACGGACGCGGGCGCGTTCACCGACACCAACGCCTCGTTCCATGAGTTCCTGTTCCGGTGCACCGCCAACGACGTACTGCTGGAGGCGTACAACCGCCTCGAGGTCACGCAGCTGATGACGAAGGTGCTCCGCACCGCGGACTGGGTGGACGAGCACATCCAGCACGACCACCTCGACATCGTCACCGCGTTCGAGAAGGGTGACCGGGCGGCTGCCCACGACCTGATCGTCAGCCACAGCGCGCACGCGAAGGCCACCATGTGCCGCGCCATCGAGAGGAGTGCCGTCGCATGAGTGGATTCGTCACGCCGCACCGGTTCGACGGCAAGGTCGTCGCCGTCACCGGCGCAGCGCAGGGCATCGGCCTGACGGTCGCGACCCGCCTTGCGGCCGAGGGCGCGTCGCTGATCCTCATCGACCGGGCCGAACTCGTCCACGACGTGGCGAAGGGGTTGCGGGAGAACGGCACCGAGGCACACAGCATCACCGCCGACCTGGAGCAGTTCGCCGACGCCGAGGCGGCGATCGACGAGGCGCGCCAGCAGCACGGCCGGCTCGACGTGCTGATCAACAACGTCGGCGGCACCATCTGGGCCAAGCCGTACGAGCACTACACCGCCGAGCAGATCCAGGCGGAGGTGCAGCGCTCACTCTTCCCGACGCTGTGGACGTGCCGCGCCGTTCTCCCCCACCTCATCGCGCAGCAGTCGGGCACCATCGTCAACGTGTCGTCGGTGGCCACCCGGGGCGTCAACCGCGTGCCGTATGCGGCGTCGAAGGGCGGAGTCAACGCGCTCACCGCGTCCCTCGCGCTCGAAGCGGCGCGGTACGGAATCCGTGTGGTGGCCACCGCCCCCGGGGGCACCGAGGCACCCGCGCGACGCGTTCCCCGCGGTCCCGGCGCGGACACCGATCAGGAAAAGGCCTGGTACCAGCAGATCGTCGACCAGACCGTCGACTCTTCGCTGATGAAGCGGTACGGCACGCTCGACGAGCAGGCCGCCGCGATCGTCTTCCTCGCCTCCGAAGAGGCCACCTACATCACCGGGACGGTACTGCCCGTCGCCGGCGGTGACCTGGGCTAGCACACCCCACCGAGCGGAGATCACCATGAATCCATCCACCCCCGACACCTGGGCGAGTCCGAGACACCGCAGCGCCGTCACCTGGATCGTCGCGATCGCCACGATCGCGATCATCTTCGACGGCTACGACCTCGTCGTGTACGGCACCATTCTCCCGACGTTGATGAACGATCCCGGCCAACTCGGCGAGATCTCCGCGCAGCAGGCCGGTGCGCTGGGCTCGTACGCCCTGATCGGCGTCATGGTGGGCGCACTCACCGCGGGCGCGATCGGCGACTACCTCGGCCGGCGGCGGATGATGCTCGTCAACATCGTGTGGTTCTCCATCGGTATGGGACTCGCCGCGATGTCCACCAGCGTCACCATGTTCGGTCTGCTGCGATTCTTCACCGGCATCGGGGTCGGGGGCCTCGTCGCGACCGCGGGCGCGATGGTGGCGGAATTCGCCCCTCCCGGCAAGCGGAACCTGTACAACGCCATCGTCTACAGCGGCGTCCCCGCAGGCGGAGTGCTCGCCTCCATCCTCGCGATCGTCCTGCGCGACACGATCGGGTGGCGCGGCCTCTTCTGGATCGGCGCCCTGCCCATCGTGATCCTGCTTCCGCTGGCACTCGTGAAACTGCCGGAATCACCGAAGTGGCTCGTCGCCCGCGGACGCGAGGACGAGGCCC from Rhodococcus opacus B4 encodes:
- the benC gene encoding benzoate 1,2-dioxygenase electron transfer component BenC, with protein sequence MTFQVALSFEDGITRFIKCDGDETVADASYRARINIPLDCRDGACGTCKSLCESGTYDGGDYIEEALTDDEAEQGYCLPCQMMPESDLVLQIPTTSDVAKTAAGTFTSTITEIRKFSDTTIGFTIEIANRDDLVFLPGQYVNITVPGTEATRSYSFSTGPTSKELSFLVKITDGGLMSEYLRDRAQVGDTLEFTGPMGSFFLREQKRRALLLAGGTGLAPLLSILDKMRADAAEHPVHLIYGVSSDADLVELDKLEEYTKSLPQFTFDYCVSDPASSAPNKGYVTGLFEPAHLNDGDVDVYLCGPPPMVEAVRDHLKSEGITPANFYFEKFNNAATPGGSAAAAAPEAEVAELVDAAPVYEIGEEHQPLSESDAQFDARMALELGAMELTIGRMTREQLSEYRILAETSCESIENDHFTDAGAFTDTNASFHEFLFRCTANDVLLEAYNRLEVTQLMTKVLRTADWVDEHIQHDHLDIVTAFEKGDRAAAHDLIVSHSAHAKATMCRAIERSAVA
- a CDS encoding 1,6-dihydroxycyclohexa-2,4-diene-1-carboxylate dehydrogenase; translation: MSGFVTPHRFDGKVVAVTGAAQGIGLTVATRLAAEGASLILIDRAELVHDVAKGLRENGTEAHSITADLEQFADAEAAIDEARQQHGRLDVLINNVGGTIWAKPYEHYTAEQIQAEVQRSLFPTLWTCRAVLPHLIAQQSGTIVNVSSVATRGVNRVPYAASKGGVNALTASLALEAARYGIRVVATAPGGTEAPARRVPRGPGADTDQEKAWYQQIVDQTVDSSLMKRYGTLDEQAAAIVFLASEEATYITGTVLPVAGGDLG